In Antennarius striatus isolate MH-2024 chromosome 8, ASM4005453v1, whole genome shotgun sequence, a single window of DNA contains:
- the helt gene encoding hairy and enhancer of split-related protein helt, producing MASKLKDRKKTPISHKVIEKRRRDRINRCLNELGKTVPMALAKQNSGKLEKAEILEMTVQYLRALHSADFPRGREKGELLAEFANYFHYGYHECMKNLVHYLTTEDRAETKDIKYARILAFLQSKSRAVTEPVFGSVGTIPEPCDYLSQLHSSPEHQSHSPSDTVYQQSPPGHFSWHSSARSQSMSYPTVPLSAHTQQHGGYLSPVQGLDHHYFNFIGHTHPNTFSLHSAQHAI from the exons ATGGCATCCAAACTGAAAGACAGGAAG AAAACTCCCATCTCTCATAAAGTCATTGAAAAACGAAGGAGGGACCGCATCAACCGATGTCTCAACGAGTTAGGAAAAACTGTACCAATGGCCCTGGCAAAACAG AACTCTGGAAAATTGGAGAAAGCTGAAATTTTGGAAATGACAGTTCAATACCTGCGAGCGCTCCACTCAGCAGATTTTCCCCGTGGGAGAGAAAAGG GTGAACTGTTGGCTGAGTTTGCAAACTATTTCCACTACGGATATCACGAATGTATGAAGAACCTGGTGCACTACCTCACCACAGAGGACCGGGCTGAAACCAAAGACATAAAATACGCACGGATCCTCGCCTTCTTACAGTCCAAGTCCCGTGCGGTGACTGAGCCTGTGTTCGGTTCCGTCGGCACGATTCCAGAACCATGTGACTACCTCAGCCAGCTCCACTCCTCCCCGGAACACCAAAGCCACAGTCCATCTGACACAGTATACCAGCAGAGCCCACCGGGGCATTTCTCGTGGCACAGTTCGGCCCGCAGCCAGAGCATGTCGTACCCAACGGTGCCTCTCTCTGCGCACACACAGCAGCACGGAGGATACTTGTCACCGGTGCAGGGACTCGATCACCACTATTTCAACTTCATCggtcacacacacccaaacacgtTTAGTTTGCACAGCGCGCAACACGCAATATAA
- the slc25a4 gene encoding ADP/ATP translocase 1, producing the protein MAEGVVSFLKDFLAGGVAAAISKTAVAPIERVKLLLQVQHASKQITAETQYKGIIDCVVRIPKEQGFISFWRGNLANVIRYFPTQALNFAFKDKYKRIFLGGVDQKTQFWRYFAGNLASGGAAGATSLCFVYPLDFARTRLAADIGKGAAEREFTGLGNCISKIFKTDGLKGLYLGFNVSVQGIIIYRAAYFGCFDTAKGMLPDPKNTHIVITWMIAQTVTAAAGIVSYPFDTVRRRMMMQSGRKGADIMYKGTIDCWKKILKDEGPKAFFKGAWSNVIRGMGGAFVLVLYDEIKKFT; encoded by the exons ATGGCTGAAGGAGTGGTTAGTTTCTTGAAGGATTTTCTGGCTGGCGGTGTTGCCGCTGCCATCTCAAAAACAGCTGTTGCTCCCATTGAGAGAGTCAAGCTGTTGCTGCag GTACAACATGCAAGCAAACAGATCACCGCAGAGACACAGTACAAGGGAATAATTGACTGTGTGGTTCGAATTCCAAAGGAGCAGGGTTTTATTTCCTTCTGGAGAGGCAACCTGGCCAACGTGATTCGTTACTTTCCCACCCAAGCCCTCAACTTCGCCTTCAAAGACAAGTACAAGAGGATCTTCCTTGGTGGTGTGGATCAAAAAACACAGTTCTGGCGTTACTTCGCTGGTAATCTGGCGTCTGGCGGTGCCGCCGGTGCGACTTCGCTCTGCTTCGTCTACCCACTCGATTTCGCCAGGACGAGACTCGCTGCTGACATCGGCAAAGGCGCAGCAGAGAGAGAATTCACCGGTCTTGGAAACTGCATTAGCAAGATTTTCAAAACTGATGGTCTCAAGGGTCTTTATCTCGGTTTCAACGTGTCAGTGCAGGGTATTATCATCTATCGAGCGGCCTACTTCGGGTGCTTCGACACAGCCAAAG GTATGCTGCCAGACCCCAAGAACACGCACATCGTCATCACCTGGATGATTGCCCAGACTGTCACCGCCGCAGCTGGAATTGTCTCCTACCCCTTCGACACTGTCAGACGTCGTATGATGATGCAGTCTGGACGTAAAGGAG CTGACATCATGTACAAGGGTACAATCGACTGCTGGAAGAAAATTCTCAAAGACGAGGGACCAAAAGCCTTCTTCAAGGGCGCTTGGTCCAACGTGATCAGAGGAATGGGTGGAGCCTTTGTGTTGGTGCTCTACGATGAGATCAAGAAGTTCACATAA
- the cfap97 gene encoding cilia- and flagella-associated protein 97 isoform X2, giving the protein MLNPSDLEGEVDHSFFDSDCDDKSPSKDGNKTLEKGLEADKDSLPAQEELQTENTESICTPRTEATKMMSSKRDNSKGKTKDNLQKENDSGRASSASCVISTLEQVSYNYSTYEENCNLNTQRSNETTLAFLAQVSKGYDQEANSPNESEGELSSSPKHSCANSRKRISSKKYRRNRCTWSPSSTSSETSIDAKSERSCGSSNKRGTVDSSSLLLATNSYVSTSVRTTQVDSESDDSVTDVSSLCSPDSSLLLYLNPNFSDDEGSLKDQQKESVPSSGLSDLRQDEDLSQEVDKCSLISESLPGDKLVYYGGRNRKNYSFKNNEVRTIDQENHRLLRELSRIHAGSRQGSAMGKKTCQASNTQRLSHNAINRQREQRRIERDNLALLKKLESAKPTKGLKRSEQLADYQRHVALKAICTPPVCPPQRRGAVCSRRTPVPGVAVLPATPPEKLTHGKTSKSKKLSAVQPAWC; this is encoded by the exons ATGCTCAACCCCAGTGATCTAGAAGGCGAAGTGGATCATTCTTTTTTTGACAGTGACTGTGATGATAAAAGCCCCAGCaaagatggaaacaaaacatTGGAGAAAGGCCTTGAAGCCGATAAGGACAGTCTGCCAGCACAGGAAGAGCTACAGACCGAAAATACAGAAAGCATATGTACCCCAAGGACGGAGGCGACAAAGATGATGTCATCTAAGCGTGATAAtagcaaaggaaaaacaaaagacaatttGCAAAAGGAAAACGATTCAGGCAGGGCATCCAGTGCATCGTGTGTCATCTCTACTTTAGAGCAAGTCAGCTATAATTACTCCACATATGAAGAGAACTGTAATTTGAACACACAAAGATCTAATGAGACAACTTTGGCTTTTCTGGCTCAGGTCAGCAAGGGATATGATCAAGAAGCAAATAGTCCAAATGAGTCTGAAGGAGAATTATCGTCCAGTCCAAAACATTCTTGTGCAAATTCGAGAAAAAGGATATCTTCAAAAAAATATAGAAGAAATCGGTGCACCTGGAGCCCATCTTCGACTTCAAGTGAAACTAGCATTGAcgcaaagtcagagaggtcctGTGGCAGCAGCAAcaagagaggaactgtggaCTCCTCATCCCTTCTCTTGGCCACCAATTCTTATGTTTCAACAAGTGTGAGAACGACCCAAGTGGACTCAGAGTCAGATGACTCGGTGACAGACGTGAGCTCACTCTGCTCTCCTGATTCCAGCCTGCTCCTGTACTTGAACCCAAACTTCTCAGACGATGAAGGAAGCCTGAAAGATCAGCAGAAAGAGAGTGTGCCCTCTAGTGGTCTAAGTGACCTACGTCAAGACGAGGACTTGTCTCAAGAAGTAGATAAGT GTTCCTTGATATCAGAGAGTCTGCCTGGAGATAAACTGGTTTATTATGGAGGACGAAACAGGAAGAACTACTCGTTCAAGAATAATGAGGTCCGAACCATCGATCAAGAAAATCATCGACTTCTTCGGGAGCTTTCACGTATCCATGCAGGGTCCAGACAAGGAAGTGCAATGGGGAAGAAAACCTGCCAGGCCAGTAACACACAGCGCCTCTCTCACAATGCAATCAACAGACAGCGGGAACAGAGACGCATCGAGAGGGATAACCTG GCTCTCCTGAAGAAGCTTGAGTCAGCCAAGCCTACAAAAGGCTTAAAGCGCTCAGAGCAGCTGGCAGACTACCAGCGACACGTTGCCCTGAAAGCCATTTGTACCCCACCTGTGTGTCCACCACAACGAAGGGGAGCTGTATGTTCAAGACGCACTCCG GTTCCAGGTGTTGCAGTTCTGCCAGCCACACCTCCAGAGAAATTGACTCATGGCAAGACATCCAAGTCTAAGAAACTGAGTGCAGTCCAACCAGCCTGGTGCTGA
- the cfap97 gene encoding cilia- and flagella-associated protein 97 isoform X1 yields the protein MLNPSDLEGEVDHSFFDSDCDDKSPSKDGNKTLEKGLEADKDSLPAQEELQTENTESICTPRTEATKMMSSKRDNSKGKTKDNLQKENDSGRASSASCVISTLEQVSYNYSTYEENCNLNTQRSNETTLAFLAQVSKGYDQEANSPNESEGELSSSPKHSCANSRKRISSKKYRRNRCTWSPSSTSSETSIDAKSERSCGSSNKRGTVDSSSLLLATNSYVSTSVRTTQVDSESDDSVTDVSSLCSPDSSLLLYLNPNFSDDEGSLKDQQKESVPSSGLSDLRQDEDLSQEVDKCSLISESLPGDKLVYYGGRNRKNYSFKNNEVRTIDQENHRLLRELSRIHAGSRQGSAMGKKTCQASNTQRLSHNAINRQREQRRIERDNLALLKKLESAKPTKGLKRSEQLADYQRHVALKAICTPPVCPPQRRGAVCSRRTPQVPGVAVLPATPPEKLTHGKTSKSKKLSAVQPAWC from the exons ATGCTCAACCCCAGTGATCTAGAAGGCGAAGTGGATCATTCTTTTTTTGACAGTGACTGTGATGATAAAAGCCCCAGCaaagatggaaacaaaacatTGGAGAAAGGCCTTGAAGCCGATAAGGACAGTCTGCCAGCACAGGAAGAGCTACAGACCGAAAATACAGAAAGCATATGTACCCCAAGGACGGAGGCGACAAAGATGATGTCATCTAAGCGTGATAAtagcaaaggaaaaacaaaagacaatttGCAAAAGGAAAACGATTCAGGCAGGGCATCCAGTGCATCGTGTGTCATCTCTACTTTAGAGCAAGTCAGCTATAATTACTCCACATATGAAGAGAACTGTAATTTGAACACACAAAGATCTAATGAGACAACTTTGGCTTTTCTGGCTCAGGTCAGCAAGGGATATGATCAAGAAGCAAATAGTCCAAATGAGTCTGAAGGAGAATTATCGTCCAGTCCAAAACATTCTTGTGCAAATTCGAGAAAAAGGATATCTTCAAAAAAATATAGAAGAAATCGGTGCACCTGGAGCCCATCTTCGACTTCAAGTGAAACTAGCATTGAcgcaaagtcagagaggtcctGTGGCAGCAGCAAcaagagaggaactgtggaCTCCTCATCCCTTCTCTTGGCCACCAATTCTTATGTTTCAACAAGTGTGAGAACGACCCAAGTGGACTCAGAGTCAGATGACTCGGTGACAGACGTGAGCTCACTCTGCTCTCCTGATTCCAGCCTGCTCCTGTACTTGAACCCAAACTTCTCAGACGATGAAGGAAGCCTGAAAGATCAGCAGAAAGAGAGTGTGCCCTCTAGTGGTCTAAGTGACCTACGTCAAGACGAGGACTTGTCTCAAGAAGTAGATAAGT GTTCCTTGATATCAGAGAGTCTGCCTGGAGATAAACTGGTTTATTATGGAGGACGAAACAGGAAGAACTACTCGTTCAAGAATAATGAGGTCCGAACCATCGATCAAGAAAATCATCGACTTCTTCGGGAGCTTTCACGTATCCATGCAGGGTCCAGACAAGGAAGTGCAATGGGGAAGAAAACCTGCCAGGCCAGTAACACACAGCGCCTCTCTCACAATGCAATCAACAGACAGCGGGAACAGAGACGCATCGAGAGGGATAACCTG GCTCTCCTGAAGAAGCTTGAGTCAGCCAAGCCTACAAAAGGCTTAAAGCGCTCAGAGCAGCTGGCAGACTACCAGCGACACGTTGCCCTGAAAGCCATTTGTACCCCACCTGTGTGTCCACCACAACGAAGGGGAGCTGTATGTTCAAGACGCACTCCG CAGGTTCCAGGTGTTGCAGTTCTGCCAGCCACACCTCCAGAGAAATTGACTCATGGCAAGACATCCAAGTCTAAGAAACTGAGTGCAGTCCAACCAGCCTGGTGCTGA